Proteins found in one Sardina pilchardus chromosome 3, fSarPil1.1, whole genome shotgun sequence genomic segment:
- the e4f1 gene encoding transcription factor E4F1 isoform X1, whose amino-acid sequence MKLENNNTAETENGQTDHGNIITIETTLGDEDEDVHKCGRCQEEFSLLEAFIQHKLRRSCQRTQEQANKENQIADDGNSPATLNDSGMLSSVEPDRPEDPDKAIAEVSQQATSQDVESINQGVEVSEGPDGSKLVLRVNDEGRFVCQLCEKTFKTPNILRTHMSTHSEKKDFHCDLCSTSFRTKGSLIRHNRRHTDERPYRCNLCGLSFRESGALTRHMKSITPCTEKIRFSQCKEILVGKDGVRKVESVAEQQSTSILPQREAQPVQEVSVVEETQELIHIQMVQDPGQAQQEVVQPEPEPEPEPEPTEESNNLICQAIINSGIALEADASTETDAEAVPGPVESRAAGLALQTPETESRVPDIQLSEECVEMEDDTALSSEDTSEREGEPAPPKLHKCPHCNRVFKALNYLRFHVKGHLGYKPFKCMVCQKEFLTGYLLKKHMEVHLSERRYKCGECGKLYKTIGHVREHMRAHSDERPYHCNRCDKAYKTKNALQVHQRTHGQDKPYVCPHCSRGFREKGSLVRHIRHHTGEKPFKCPKCSRGFAEHGTLNRHLRSKGGCHTGQRESEQAVAVAVKEQQGSEESVAAIISEDPHAVLVEFSSVVADTQEYIVGAAAEESVQTEEVALLQDTQSQMGSQIMKVVQQIVSQSHQRGGGSCQIIVRNVVAGEDDVSTATATISDSGDTITIATPESLTEQVALTLASAIGDGTLLTAAAAPETTVTMVTEGEAQEVEVMEQEQFVIAAIPDEMEIQTVVV is encoded by the exons ATGAAACTAGAAAATAATAATACGGCAGAAACAGAGAACGGGCAAACGGATCACGGCAACATCATCACTATTGAAACCACGCTGGGAGACGAGG ATGAAGATGTGCACAAATGTGGACGCTGTCAGGAGGAATTCTCCTTATTGGAGGCCTTCATACAGCATAAGCTGCGTCGGAGCTGTCAGCGTACTCAAGAACAGGCGAATAAGGAGAATCAG ATTGCTGATGACGGAAATTCTCCAGCCACGCTAAATGACAGTGGCATGTTGTCTTCAGTCGAGCCTGACAGACCAGAGGATCCCG ACAAAGCCATTGCTGAAGTTTCCCAGCAAGCAACATCACAGGATGTGGAGTCTATCAATCAAGGGGTCGAGGTGTCTGAAGGCCCAGATGGCTCCAAACTTGTGTTAAGGGTGAATGATGAGGGACGCTTCGTCTGCCAGCTCTGTGAGAAAACCTTCAAAACG cCCAACATTCTGAGGACACACATGTCCACCCACAGTGAGAAGAAAGACTTCCATTGTGACCTGTGTAGCACTTCTTTCAGAACCAAGGGCTCGCTGATACGGCACAATCGCCGGCACACAG ATGAGCGACCCTATCGGTGCAATCTCTGCGGCCTCTCCTTCAGAGAATCGGGGGCCTTGACTCGACACATGAAATCCATTACCCCGTGCACAGAGAAGATCCGCTTCAGCCAGTGCAAGGAGATCCTCGTTGGCAAGGATGGCGTCCGGAAAG TAGAGTCTGTGGCGGAGCAGCAGTCTACCTCCATCCTGCCCCAAAGGGAGGCTCAGCCAGTGCAGGAGGTCAGTGTGGTGGAGGAGACTCAGGAGCTCATCCACATTCAGATGGTGCAGGATCCAGGACAGGCCCAGCAG GAGGTTGTGCAGCCTGAGCCCgagcctgagcctgagcctgagccCACTGAAGAGAGCAACAACTTGATCTGCCAGGCCATTATCAACTCGGGCATCGCCCTGGAGGCGGACGCCAGCACCGAGACAGACGCGGAGGCGGTGCCAGGGCCCGTAGAGAGCCGGGCCGCCGGGTTGGCCCTGCAGACCCCCGAGACTGAAAGCCGCGTCCCCGACATTCAGCTGTCCGAGGAGTGTGTAGAGATGGAGGACGACACTGCGCTGAGCTCCGAG GACACttctgagagggagggagagccggCGCCTCCAAAGCTCCACAAATGTCCTCACTGCAATCGGGTGTTCAAAGCTTTGAATTACCTTCGTTTCCATGTCAAAGGTCACCTGG GCTACAAGCCCTTTAAGTGCATGGTGTGCCAGAAGGAGTTCCTGACGGGCTACCTGCTGAAGAAGCACATGGAGGTGCACCTGAGCGAGCGGCGCTACAAGTGCGGCGAGTGCGGCAAGCTCTACAAGACCATCGGGCACGTGCGCGAGCACATGCGCGCCCACTCTGACGAGCGGCCCTACCACTGCAACCGCTGCGACAAGGCCTACAAGACCAAG AATGCCTTGCAGGTCCACCAGAGGACGCACGGGCAGGACAAGCCGTACGTGTGCCCCCACTGCTCGCGTGGCTTCCGGGAGAAGGGCTCGCTGGTGCGCCACATCCGCCACCACACCGGCGAGAAGCCCTTCAAGTGCCCCAAGTGCAGCCGCGGCTTCGCTGAGCATGGCACGCTCAACCGGCACCTGCGCTCCAAAG ggggcTGCCATACAGGGCAGAGGGAGTCGGAGCAGGCGGTTGCAGTGGCGGTGAAGGAGCAGCAGGGGTCAGAAGAGAGCGTGGCAGCCATCATCAGCGAAGACCCCCACGCTGTGCTGGTGGAGTTCTCCTCTGTAGTGGCCGACACACAGGAGTACATCGTCGGG GCGGCCGCAGAGGAGTCTGTGCAGACGGAGGAAGTGGCCTTGCTGCAGGACACTCAGAGTCAG ATGGGCAGCCAGATCATGAAGGTGGTGCAGCAGATCGTGAGCCAGTCGCACCAGCGGGGCGGCGGCAGCTGCCAGATCATCGTGCGCAACGTGGTCGCCGGCGAGGACGACGTGTCCACCGCGACCGCCACCATCTCCGACTCGGGCGACACCATCACCATCGCCACGCCCGAGAGCCTGACGGAGCAGGTGGCCCTCACGCTGGCCTCCGCCATCGGCGACGGCACCCTcctcaccgccgccgccgccccggAGACCACGGTCACCATGGTGACGGAGGGCGAGGCCCaagaggtggaggtgatggagcagGAGCAGTTTGTCATCGCCGCCATCCCCGACGAGATGGAGATCCAGACCGTTGTGGTCTGA
- the e4f1 gene encoding transcription factor E4F1 isoform X2, protein MKLENNNTAETENGQTDHGNIITIETTLGDEDEDVHKCGRCQEEFSLLEAFIQHKLRRSCQRTQEQANKENQIADDGNSPATLNDSGMLSSVEPDRPEDPDKAIAEVSQQATSQDVESINQGVEVSEGPDGSKLVLRVNDEGRFVCQLCEKTFKTPNILRTHMSTHSEKKDFHCDLCSTSFRTKGSLIRHNRRHTDERPYRCNLCGLSFRESGALTRHMKSITPCTEKIRFSQCKEILVGKDGVRKESVAEQQSTSILPQREAQPVQEVSVVEETQELIHIQMVQDPGQAQQEVVQPEPEPEPEPEPTEESNNLICQAIINSGIALEADASTETDAEAVPGPVESRAAGLALQTPETESRVPDIQLSEECVEMEDDTALSSEDTSEREGEPAPPKLHKCPHCNRVFKALNYLRFHVKGHLGYKPFKCMVCQKEFLTGYLLKKHMEVHLSERRYKCGECGKLYKTIGHVREHMRAHSDERPYHCNRCDKAYKTKNALQVHQRTHGQDKPYVCPHCSRGFREKGSLVRHIRHHTGEKPFKCPKCSRGFAEHGTLNRHLRSKGGCHTGQRESEQAVAVAVKEQQGSEESVAAIISEDPHAVLVEFSSVVADTQEYIVGAAAEESVQTEEVALLQDTQSQMGSQIMKVVQQIVSQSHQRGGGSCQIIVRNVVAGEDDVSTATATISDSGDTITIATPESLTEQVALTLASAIGDGTLLTAAAAPETTVTMVTEGEAQEVEVMEQEQFVIAAIPDEMEIQTVVV, encoded by the exons ATGAAACTAGAAAATAATAATACGGCAGAAACAGAGAACGGGCAAACGGATCACGGCAACATCATCACTATTGAAACCACGCTGGGAGACGAGG ATGAAGATGTGCACAAATGTGGACGCTGTCAGGAGGAATTCTCCTTATTGGAGGCCTTCATACAGCATAAGCTGCGTCGGAGCTGTCAGCGTACTCAAGAACAGGCGAATAAGGAGAATCAG ATTGCTGATGACGGAAATTCTCCAGCCACGCTAAATGACAGTGGCATGTTGTCTTCAGTCGAGCCTGACAGACCAGAGGATCCCG ACAAAGCCATTGCTGAAGTTTCCCAGCAAGCAACATCACAGGATGTGGAGTCTATCAATCAAGGGGTCGAGGTGTCTGAAGGCCCAGATGGCTCCAAACTTGTGTTAAGGGTGAATGATGAGGGACGCTTCGTCTGCCAGCTCTGTGAGAAAACCTTCAAAACG cCCAACATTCTGAGGACACACATGTCCACCCACAGTGAGAAGAAAGACTTCCATTGTGACCTGTGTAGCACTTCTTTCAGAACCAAGGGCTCGCTGATACGGCACAATCGCCGGCACACAG ATGAGCGACCCTATCGGTGCAATCTCTGCGGCCTCTCCTTCAGAGAATCGGGGGCCTTGACTCGACACATGAAATCCATTACCCCGTGCACAGAGAAGATCCGCTTCAGCCAGTGCAAGGAGATCCTCGTTGGCAAGGATGGCGTCCGGAAAG AGTCTGTGGCGGAGCAGCAGTCTACCTCCATCCTGCCCCAAAGGGAGGCTCAGCCAGTGCAGGAGGTCAGTGTGGTGGAGGAGACTCAGGAGCTCATCCACATTCAGATGGTGCAGGATCCAGGACAGGCCCAGCAG GAGGTTGTGCAGCCTGAGCCCgagcctgagcctgagcctgagccCACTGAAGAGAGCAACAACTTGATCTGCCAGGCCATTATCAACTCGGGCATCGCCCTGGAGGCGGACGCCAGCACCGAGACAGACGCGGAGGCGGTGCCAGGGCCCGTAGAGAGCCGGGCCGCCGGGTTGGCCCTGCAGACCCCCGAGACTGAAAGCCGCGTCCCCGACATTCAGCTGTCCGAGGAGTGTGTAGAGATGGAGGACGACACTGCGCTGAGCTCCGAG GACACttctgagagggagggagagccggCGCCTCCAAAGCTCCACAAATGTCCTCACTGCAATCGGGTGTTCAAAGCTTTGAATTACCTTCGTTTCCATGTCAAAGGTCACCTGG GCTACAAGCCCTTTAAGTGCATGGTGTGCCAGAAGGAGTTCCTGACGGGCTACCTGCTGAAGAAGCACATGGAGGTGCACCTGAGCGAGCGGCGCTACAAGTGCGGCGAGTGCGGCAAGCTCTACAAGACCATCGGGCACGTGCGCGAGCACATGCGCGCCCACTCTGACGAGCGGCCCTACCACTGCAACCGCTGCGACAAGGCCTACAAGACCAAG AATGCCTTGCAGGTCCACCAGAGGACGCACGGGCAGGACAAGCCGTACGTGTGCCCCCACTGCTCGCGTGGCTTCCGGGAGAAGGGCTCGCTGGTGCGCCACATCCGCCACCACACCGGCGAGAAGCCCTTCAAGTGCCCCAAGTGCAGCCGCGGCTTCGCTGAGCATGGCACGCTCAACCGGCACCTGCGCTCCAAAG ggggcTGCCATACAGGGCAGAGGGAGTCGGAGCAGGCGGTTGCAGTGGCGGTGAAGGAGCAGCAGGGGTCAGAAGAGAGCGTGGCAGCCATCATCAGCGAAGACCCCCACGCTGTGCTGGTGGAGTTCTCCTCTGTAGTGGCCGACACACAGGAGTACATCGTCGGG GCGGCCGCAGAGGAGTCTGTGCAGACGGAGGAAGTGGCCTTGCTGCAGGACACTCAGAGTCAG ATGGGCAGCCAGATCATGAAGGTGGTGCAGCAGATCGTGAGCCAGTCGCACCAGCGGGGCGGCGGCAGCTGCCAGATCATCGTGCGCAACGTGGTCGCCGGCGAGGACGACGTGTCCACCGCGACCGCCACCATCTCCGACTCGGGCGACACCATCACCATCGCCACGCCCGAGAGCCTGACGGAGCAGGTGGCCCTCACGCTGGCCTCCGCCATCGGCGACGGCACCCTcctcaccgccgccgccgccccggAGACCACGGTCACCATGGTGACGGAGGGCGAGGCCCaagaggtggaggtgatggagcagGAGCAGTTTGTCATCGCCGCCATCCCCGACGAGATGGAGATCCAGACCGTTGTGGTCTGA